One region of Schistocerca gregaria isolate iqSchGreg1 chromosome 7, iqSchGreg1.2, whole genome shotgun sequence genomic DNA includes:
- the LOC126281826 gene encoding trichohyalin-like: MKPIHQIQSGKANHEIRPIVESDRTVFVDSDLSETILAKALNAEIYISKDMVFNENATAYPPELWRTNIIFEHNSLTGAEENRVQQSVENEEGVVQIQEPYATDNDALSEVNRESPGILISATRLFNLQRAKENIRQAKENIRQAKENIRQAKENIRQAKENIRQAKENIRQAKENIRQAKENIRQAKENIRQAKENIRQAKENIRQAKENIRQAKENIRQAKENIRQAKENIRQAKENIRQAKENIRQAKENIRQAKENIRQAKENIRQAKENIRQAKENIRQAKENIRQAKENIRQAKENIRQAKENIRQAKENIRQAKENIRQAKENIRQAKENIRQAKENIRQAKENIRQAKENIRQAKENIRQAKENIRQAKENIRQAKENIRQAKENIRQAKENIRQAKENIRQPKENIRQAKENIRQAKENIRQAKENIRQPKENIRQPKENIRQPKENIRQPKENIRQPKENIRQPKENIRQPKENIRQPKENIRQPKENIRQPKENIRQPKENIRQPKENIRQPKENIRQPKENIRQPKENIRQPKENIRQAKENIRQAKENIRQAKENIRQAKENIRQAKENIRQAKENIRQAKENIRQAEENIRQAEENIRQAEENIRQAEENIRQAEENIRQAEENIRQAEENIRQAEENKRQAEENKRQAEENKRQAEENKRQAEENKRQAEENKRQAEENKRQAEENKRQAEENKRQAEENKRQAEENKRQAEENKRQAEENKRQAEENKRQAEENKRQAEENKRQAEENIRQAEENIRQAEENIRQAEENIRQAEENIRQAEENIRQAEENIRQAEENIRQAEENIRQAEENIRQAEENIRQAEENIRQAEENIRQAKENIRQAKENIRQAKENIRQAKENIRQAKENIRQAKENIRQAKENIRQAKENIRQAEENIRQAEENIRQAEENIRQAKENIRQAEENIRQAEENIRQAEENIRQAEENIRQAKENIRQAKENIRQAKENIRQAKENIRQAKENIRQAKENIRQAKENIRQAKENIRQAKENIRQAKENIRQAKENIRQAKENIRQAKENIRQAKENIRQAKENIRQAKENIRQAKENIRQAKENIRQAKENIRQAKENIRQAKENIRQAKENIRQAKENIRQAKENIRQAKENIRQAKENIRQPKENIRQPKENIRQAKENIRQAKENIRQAKENIRQAKENIRQAKENIRQAKENIRQAKENIRQAKENIRQAKENIRQAKENIRQAKENIRQAKENIRQAKENIRQPKENIRQAKENIRQAKENIRQPKENIRQPKENIRQPKENIRQAKENIRQAKENKRQAKENKRQPKENIRQPKENKRQPKENKRQPKENKRQPKENKRQAKENIRQAKENIRQPKENKRQPKENKRQPKENKRQPKENKRQPKENKRQPKENIRQPKENKRQPKENKRQPKENKRQAKENIRQPKENIRQPKENIRQPKENKRQPKENIRQPKENKRQPKENKRQPKENIRQPKENIRQPKENIRQPKENIRQPKENIRQPKENIRQPKENIRQPKENIRQPKENIRQPKENIRQPKENIRQPKENIRQPKENIRQPKENIRQPKENIRQPKENIRQPKENIRQPKENIRQPKENIRQPKENIRQPKENIRQPKENIRQPKENIRQPKENIRQPKENIRQPKENIRQPKENIRQPKENIRQPKENIRQPKENIRQPKENIRQPKENIRQPKENIRQPKENIRQPKENIRQPKENIRQPKENIRQPKENIRQPKENIRQPKENIRQPKENIRQPKENIRQPKENIRQPKENIRQPKENIRQPKENIRQPKENIRQPKENIRQPKENIRQPKENIRQPKENIRQPKENIRQPKENIRQPKENIRQPKENIRQPKENIRQPKENIRQPKENIRQPKENIRQPKENIRQAKENIRQAKENIRQAKENIRQPKENIRQPKENIRQAKENIRQAKENIRQAKENIRQAKENIRQAKENIRQAKENIRQAKENIRQAKENKRQAKENKRQAKENKRQAKENKRQAKENKRQAKENKRQAKENKRQAKENKRQAKENKRQAKENKRQAKENKRQAKENKRQAKENKRQAKENKRQAKENKRQAKENKRQAKENKRQAKENKRQAKENKRQAKENKRQAKENKRQAKENKRQAKENKRQAKENKRQAKENKRQAKENKRQAKENKRQAKENKRQAKENKRQAKENKRQAKENKRQAKENKRQAKENKRQAKENIRQPKENIRQPKENIRQPKENIRQPKENIRQPKENIRQPKENIRQPKENIRQPKENIRQPKENIRQPKENIRQPKENIRQPKENIRQPKENIRQPKENIRQPKENIRQPKENIRQPKENIRQPKENIRQPKENIRQPKENIRQPKENIRQPKENIRQPKENIRQPKENIRQPKENIRQPKENIRQPKENIRQPKENIRQPKENIRQPKENIRQPKENIRQPKENIRQPKENIRQPKENIRQPKENIRQPKENIRQPKENIRQPKENIRQPKENIRQPKENIRQPKENIRQPKENIRQPKENIRQPKENIRQPKENIRQPKENIRQPKENIRQPKENIRQPKENIRQPKENIRQPKENIRQPKENIRQPKENIRQPKENIRQPKENIRQPKENIRQPKENIRQPKENIRQPKENIRQPKENIRQPKENIRQPKENIRQPKENIRQPKENIRQPKENIRQPKENIRQPKENIRQPKENIRQPKENIRQPKENIRQPKENIRQPKENIRQPKENIRQPKENIRQPKENIRQPKENIRQPKENIRQPKENIRQPKENIRQPKENIRQPKENIRQPKENIRQPKENIRQPKENIRQPKENIRQPKENKRQPKENKRQPKENKRQPKENKRQPKENKRQPKENKRQPKENKRQPKENKRQPKENKRQRSTSVIRF, encoded by the exons ATGAAACCAATTCACCAGATACAGAGTGGTAAAGCTAACCATGAAATCAGACCTATAGTGGAAAGTGATCGCACGGTGTTTGTCGATTCTGATCTTTCAGAAACAATTTTGGCAAAGGCTCTCAACGCAGAAATCTATATATCAAAA GACATGGTTTTCAACGAAAATGCCACAGCGTATCCTCCAGAGCTCTGGCGCACCAACATTATATTCGAGCACAACTCCCTGACAGGTGCAGAAGAAAATCGAGTTCAACAATCTGTTGAAAACGAAGAGGGAGTTGTGCAAATTCAAGAACCCTATGCTACTGATAATGATGCTCTGTCAGAAGTGAATCGT GAATCTCCAGGTATACTGATTTCTGCCACCAGACTCTTTAAtttgcaaagggcgaaggagaacatacgacaagcaaaggagaacatacgacaagcaaaggagaacatacgacaagcaaaggagaacatacgacaagcaaaggagaacatacgacaagcaaaggagaacatacgacaagcaaaggagaacatacgacaagcaaaggagaacatacgacaagcaaaggagaacatacgacaagcaaaggagaacatacgacaagcaaaggagaacatacgacaagcaaaggagaacatacgacaagcaaaggagaacatacgacaagcaaaggagaacatacgacaagcaaaggagaacatacgacaagcaaaggagaacatacgacaagcaaaggagaacatacgacaagcaaaggagaacatacgacaagcaaaggagaacatacgacaagcaaaggagaacatacgacaagcaaaggagaacatacgacaagcaaaggagaacatacgacaagcaaaggagaacatacgacaagcaaaggagaacatacgacaagcaaaggagaacatacgacaagcaaaggagaacatacgacaagcaaaggagaacatacgacaagcaaaggagaacatacgacaagcaaaggagaacatacgacaagcaaaggagaacatacgacaagcaaaggagaacatacgacaagcaaaggagaacatacgacaagcaaaggagaacatacgacaagcaaaggagaacatacgacaagcaaaggagaacatacgacaagcaaaggagaacatacgacaagcaaaggagaacatacgacaagcaaaggagaacatacgacaagcaaaggagaacatacgacaagcaaaggagaacatacgacaaccaaaggagaacatacgacaagcaaaggagaacatacgacaagcaaaggagaacatacgacaagcaaaggagaacatacgacaaccaaaggagaacatacgacaaccaaaggagaacatacgacaaccaaaggagaacatacgacaaccaaaggagaacatacgacaaccaaaggagaacatacgacaaccaaaggagaacatacgacaaccaaaggagaacatacgacaaccaaaggagaacatacgacaaccaaaggagaacatacgacaaccaaaggagaacatacgacaaccaaaggagaacatacgacaaccaaaggagaacatacgacaaccaaaggagaacatacgacaaccaaaggagaacatacgacaaccaaaggagaacatacgacaaccaaaggagaacatacgacaagcaaaggagaacatacgacaagcaaaggagaacatacgacaagcaaaggagaacatacgacaagcaaaggagaacatacgacaagcaaaggagaacatacgacaagcaaaggagaacatacgacaagcaaaggagaacatacgacaagcagaggagaacatacgacaagcagaggagaacatacgacaagcagaggagaacatacgacaagcagaggagaacatacgacaagcagaggagaacatacgacaagcagaggagaacatacgacaagcagaggagaacatacgacaagcagaggagaacaaacgacaagcagaggagaacaaacgacaagcagaggagaacaaacgacaagcagaggagaacaaacgacaagcagaggagaacaaacgacaagcagaggagaacaaacgacaagcagaggagaacaaacgacaagcagaggagaacaaacgacaagcagaggagaacaaacgacaagcagaggagaacaaacgacaagcagaggagaacaaacgacaagcagaggagaacaaacgacaagcagaggagaacaaacgacaagcagaggagaacaaacgacaagcagaggagaacaaacgacaagcagaggagaacaaacgacaagcagaggagaacatacgacaagcagaggagaacatacgacaagcagaggagaacatacgacaagcagaggagaacatacgacaagcagaggagaacatacgacaagcagaggagaacatacgacaagcagaggagaacatacgacaagcagaggagaacatacgacaagcagaggagaacatacgacaagcagaggagaacatacgacaagcagaggagaacatacgacaagcagaggagaacatacgacaagcagaggagaacatacgacaagcaaaggagaacatacgacaagcaaaggagaacatacgacaagcaaaggagaacatacgacaagcaaaggagaacatacgacaagcaaaggagaacatacgacaagcaaaggagaacatacgacaagcaaaggagaacatacgacaagcaaaggagaacatacgacaagcagaggagaacatacgacaagcagaggagaacatacgacaagcagaggagaacatacgacaagcaaaggagaacatacgacaagcagaggagaacatacgacaagcagaggagaacatacgacaagcagaggagaacatacgacaagcagaggagaacatacgacaagcaaaggagaacatacgacaagcaaaggagaacatacgacaagcaaaggagaacatacgacaagcaaaggagaacatacgacaagcaaaggagaacatacgacaagcaaaggagaacatacgacaagcaaaggagaacatacgacaagcaaaggagaacatacgacaagcaaaggagaacatacgacaagcaaaggagaacatacgacaagcaaaggagaacatacgacaagcaaaggagaacatacgacaagcaaaggagaacatacgacaagcaaaggagaacatacgacaagcaaaggagaacatacgacaagcaaaggagaacatacgacaagcaaaggagaacatacgacaagcaaaggagaacatacgacaagcaaaggagaacatacgacaagcaaaggagaacatacgacaagcaaaggagaacatacgacaagcaaaggagaacatacgacaagcaaaggagaacatacgacaagcaaaggagaacatacgacaagcaaaggagaacatacgacaagcaaaggagaacatacgacaaccaaaggagaacatacgacaaccaaaggagaacatacgacaagcaaaggagaacatacgacaagcaaaggagaacatacgacaagcaaaggagaacatacgacaagcaaaggagaacatacgacaagcaaaggagaacatacgacaagcaaaggagaacatacgacaagcaaaggagaacatacgacaagcaaaggagaacatacgacaagcaaaggagaacatacgacaagcaaaggagaacatacgacaagcaaaggagaacatacgacaagcaaaggagaacatacgacaagcaaaggagaacatacgacaaccaaaggagaacatacgacaagcaaaggagaacatacgacaagcaaaggagaacatacgacaaccaaaggagaacatacgacaaccaaaggagaacatacgacaaccaaaggagaacatacgacaagcaaaggagaacatacgacaagcaaaggagaacaaacgacaagcaaaggagaacaaacgacaaccaaaggagaacatacgacaaccaaaggagaacaaacgacaaccaaaggagaacaaacgacaaccaaaggagaacaaacgacaaccaaaggagaacaaacgacaagcaaaggagaacatacgacaagcaaaggagaacatacgacaaccaaaggagaacaaacgacaaccaaaggagaacaaacgacaaccaaaggagaacaaacgacaaccaaaggagaacaaacgacaaccaaaggagaacaaacgacaaccaaaggagaacatacgacaaccaaaggagaacaaacgacaaccaaaggagaacaaacgacaaccaaaggagaacaaacgacaagcaaaggagaacatacgacaaccaaaggagaacatacgacaaccaaaggagaacatacgacaaccaaaggagaacaaacgacaaccaaaggagaacatacgacaaccaaaggagaacaaacgacaaccaaaggagaacaaacgacaaccaaaggagaacatacgacaaccaaaggagaacatacgacaaccaaaggagaacatacgacaaccaaaggagaacatacgacaaccaaaggagaacatacgacaaccaaaggagaacatacgacaaccaaaggagaacatacgacaaccaaaggagaacatacgacaaccaaaggagaacatacgacaaccaaaggagaacatacgacaaccaaaggagaacatacgacaaccaaaggagaacatacgacaaccaaaggagaacatacgacaaccaaaggagaacatacgacaaccaaaggagaacatacgacaaccaaaggagaacatacgacaaccaaaggagaacatacgacaaccaaaggagaacatacgacaaccaaaggagaacatacgacaaccaaaggagaacatacgacaaccaaaggagaacatacgacaaccaaaggagaacatacgacaaccaaaggagaacatacgacaaccaaaggagaacatacgacaaccaaaggagaacatacgacaaccaaaggagaacatacgacaaccaaaggagaacatacgacaaccaaaggagaacatacgacaaccaaaggagaacatacgacaaccaaaggagaacatacgacaaccaaaggagaacatacgacaaccaaaggagaacatacgacaaccaaaggagaacatacgacaaccaaaggagaacatacgacaaccaaaggagaacatacgacaaccaaaggagaacatacgacaaccaaaggagaacatacgacaaccaaaggagaacatacgacaaccaaaggagaacatacgacaaccaaaggagaacatacgacaaccaaaggagaacatacgacaaccaaaggagaacatacgacaaccaaaggagaacatacgacaaccaaaggagaacatacgacaaccaaaggagaacatacgacaaccaaaggagaacatacgacaaccaaaggagaacatacgacaaccaaaggagaacatacgacaaccaaaggagaacatacgacaaccaaaggagaacatacgacaaccaaaggagaacatacgacaaccaaaggagaacatacgacaaccaaaggagaacatacgacaaccaaaggagaacatacgacaaccaaaggagaacatacgacaaccaaaggagaacatacgacaaccaaaggagaacatacgacaaccaaaggagaacatacgacaaccaaaggagaacatacgacaaccaaaggagaacatacgacaagcaaaggagaacatacgacaagcaaaggagaacatacgacaagcaaaggagaacatacgacaaccaaaggagaacatacgacaaccaaaggagaacatacgacaagcaaaggagaacatacgacaagcaaaggagaacatacgacaagcaaaggagaacatacgacaagcaaaggagaacatacgacaagcaaaggagaacatacgacaagcaaaggagaacatacgacaagcaaaggagaacatacgacaagcaaaggagaacaaacgacaagcaaaggagaacaaacgacaagcaaaggagaacaaacgacaagcaaaggagaacaaacgacaagcaaaggagaacaaacgacaagcaaaggagaacaaacgacaagcaaaggagaacaaacgacaagcaaaggagaacaaacgacaagcaaaggagaacaaacgacaagcaaaggagaacaaacgacaagcaaaggagaacaaacgacaagcaaaggagaacaaacgacaagcaaaggagaacaaacgacaagcaaaggagaacaaacgacaagcaaaggagaacaaacgacaagcaaaggagaacaaacgacaagcaaaggagaacaaacgacaagcaaaggagaacaaacgacaagcaaaggagaacaaacgacaagcaaaggagaacaaacgacaagcaaaggagaacaaacgacaagcaaaggagaacaaacgacaagcaaaggagaacaaacgacaagcaaaggagaacaaacgacaagcaaaggagaacaaacgacaagcaaaggagaacaaacgacaagcaaaggagaacaaacgacaagcaaaggagaacaaacgacaagcaaaggagaacaaacgacaagcaaaggagaacaaacgacaagcaaaggagaacaaacgacaagcaaaggagaacaaacgacaagcaaaggagaacaaacgacaagcaaaggagaacatacgacaaccaaaggagaacatacgacaaccaaaggagaacatacgacaaccaaaggagaacatacggcaaccaaaggagaacatacggcaaccaaaggagaacatacggcaaccaaaggagaacatacgacaaccaaaggagaacatacggcaaccaaaggagaacatacggcaaccaaaggagaacatacgacaaccaaaggagaacatacggcaaccaaaggagaacatacgacaaccaaaggagaacatacgacaaccaaaggagaacatacgacaaccaaaggagaacatacgacaaccaaaggagaacatacgacaaccaaaggagaacatacgacaaccaaaggagaacatacgacaaccaaaggagaacatacgacaaccaaaggagaacatacgacaaccaaaggagaacatacgacaaccaaaggagaacatacgacaaccaaaggagaacatacgacaaccaaaggagaacatacgacaaccaaaggagaacatacgacaaccaaaggagaacatacgacaaccaaaggagaacatacgacaaccaaaggagaacatacgacaaccaaaggagaacatacgacaaccaaaggagaacatacgacaaccaaaggagaacatacgacaaccaaaggagaacatacgacaaccaaaggagaacatacgacaaccaaaggagaacatacgacaaccaaaggagaacatacgacaaccaaaggagaacatacgacaaccaaaggagaacatacgacaaccaaaggagaacatacgacaaccaaaggagaacatacgacaaccaaaggagaacatacgacaaccaaaggagaacatacgacaaccaaaggagaacatacgacaaccaaaggagaacatacgacaaccaaaggagaacatacgacaaccaaaggagaacatacgacaaccaaaggagaacatacgacaaccaaaggagaacatacgacaaccaaaggagaacatacgacaaccaaaggagaacatacgacaaccaaaggagaacatacgacaaccaaaggagaacatacgacaaccaaaggagaacatacgacaaccaaaggagaacatacgacaaccaaaggagaacatacgacaaccaaaggagaacatacgacaaccaaaggagaacatacgacaaccaaaggagaacatacgacaaccaaaggagaacatacgacaaccaaaggagaacatacgacaaccaaaggagaacatacgacaaccaaaggagaacatacgacaaccaaaggagaacatacgacaaccaaaggagaacatacgacaaccaaaggagaacatacgacaaccaaaggagaacatacgacaaccaaaggagaacatacgacaaccaaaggagaacatacgacaaccaaaggagaacatacgacaaccaaaggagaacatacgacaaccaaaggagaacatacgacaaccaaaggagaacatacgacaaccaaaggagaacatacgacaaccaaaggagaacatacgacaaccaaaggagaacatacgacaaccaaaggagaacatacgacaaccaaaggagaacatacgacaaccaaaggagaacatacgacaaccaaaggagaacatacgacaaccaaaggagaacatacgacaaccaaaggagaacatacgacaaccaaaggagaacatacgacaaccaaaggagaacatacgacaaccaaaggagaacatacgacaaccaaaggagaacatacgacaaccaaaggagaacatacgacaaccaaaggagaacatacgacaaccaaaggagaacaaacgacaaccaaaggagaacaaacgacaaccaaaggagaacaaacgacaaccaaaggagaacaaacgacaaccaaaggagaacaaacgacaaccaaaggagaacaaacgacaaccaaaggagaacaaacgacaaccaaaggagaacaaacgacaaccaaaggagaacaaacgacaaCGATCGACTTCCGTTATTAGATTTTAG